From Virgibacillus ihumii, the proteins below share one genomic window:
- a CDS encoding M24 family metallopeptidase — protein MSDRLDTLLNEMKKNDLESMLVTSAANFYYLSNYYTDPHERVIVTYVSKHQDPVLMVPSMEKEDAKNAGWEYEIIAYQDHEAPWQLLLDYLTRNDSIPATIGLEFNSLSIERFNQIKEIFPKAAFSDAQEILANMRVLKNEQEYKLLKEAASLADFGVETGVKAIHEGATELGIIAKIEYELKKQGVQGMSFSTMALSGTKTASPHGTPSMKTIEKGDLVLFDLGVVFGGYCSDTTRTVAYKSITPEQENIYNTVLSAEKKAIDTSVYGTPVGKVDLAARNHIVQAGYGDFFTHRIGHGLGIETHEYPSMHSKNELPLKTGMSYTIEPGIYVPGTGGVRIEDMVFMTEYGAETLTKFPKELQIID, from the coding sequence ATGTCAGACAGACTGGATACATTATTAAACGAAATGAAGAAAAACGATTTGGAAAGTATGCTCGTTACATCGGCTGCAAATTTTTATTACTTAAGCAACTATTATACGGACCCGCATGAGCGTGTGATTGTAACATATGTAAGCAAACACCAGGACCCTGTACTCATGGTTCCTTCCATGGAAAAAGAGGACGCCAAAAATGCCGGGTGGGAATATGAAATCATCGCCTATCAGGATCATGAAGCTCCTTGGCAGCTTTTGCTGGATTATTTAACACGTAATGACAGTATTCCTGCGACAATTGGACTGGAGTTTAACAGCTTGTCGATTGAACGATTCAACCAGATCAAAGAAATCTTTCCGAAAGCAGCATTTTCGGACGCTCAGGAAATTCTTGCCAATATGCGAGTGTTGAAAAACGAACAGGAATACAAATTGCTGAAAGAGGCCGCTTCCCTCGCTGATTTCGGTGTGGAAACGGGGGTCAAAGCGATCCATGAAGGTGCAACCGAACTTGGTATTATTGCAAAAATTGAATATGAACTTAAAAAACAGGGAGTTCAAGGAATGTCTTTCTCCACGATGGCGCTGTCAGGTACCAAAACCGCATCACCGCATGGAACACCTTCCATGAAGACCATTGAAAAAGGGGATCTTGTACTGTTTGACCTTGGTGTTGTTTTTGGAGGGTATTGTTCAGATACAACGAGAACCGTTGCATATAAATCCATTACTCCGGAACAGGAAAATATATATAACACGGTACTGTCTGCTGAGAAGAAAGCGATTGACACCTCAGTATATGGTACACCTGTAGGAAAAGTTGACTTGGCCGCACGCAATCATATCGTGCAGGCAGGCTATGGTGACTTTTTTACCCATCGGATTGGACACGGCCTTGGCATCGAAACACACGAATACCCATCAATGCACAGCAAAAACGAACTTCCGCTTAAAACCGGAATGAGCTATACTATCGAGCCTGGAATATATGTACCGGGAACAGGCGGTGTACGGATTGAAGATATGGTTTTCATGACCGAGTACGGCGCAGAAACACTGACAAAATTTCCAAAAGAACTGCAAATCATCGATTAG
- a CDS encoding metal-dependent hydrolase, which translates to MKVSFHGQSVVRVETNEHTILIDPFISGNEQCDLNADSVKADVILLTHGHNDHVGDTFDIAKRNDALVVAPNELAEYFGGKGLNTHPMHIGGAHEFDFGKVKLTQAFHGSSYTEEDGNVIYAGMPSGILLTVEGKTIYHAGDTALFSDLKLIGEMNNIELAFLPIGDNFTMGPEDALVAADWVQANTVVPMHYNTFPLIEQNPDVFAAKVKTGKGLAMKIGDTIDL; encoded by the coding sequence ATGAAAGTATCTTTCCATGGACAATCTGTCGTACGAGTTGAAACGAATGAACATACTATTTTAATCGACCCGTTTATTTCGGGGAATGAGCAGTGTGATTTGAATGCGGATTCGGTTAAGGCTGATGTTATTCTGCTGACTCATGGTCACAACGATCATGTTGGTGACACATTTGATATTGCCAAACGAAATGACGCATTGGTTGTGGCGCCAAATGAACTTGCAGAATACTTTGGCGGAAAAGGACTGAATACACACCCAATGCACATCGGTGGTGCACATGAGTTTGATTTTGGGAAAGTGAAATTAACCCAGGCATTTCATGGTTCTTCCTATACCGAAGAAGATGGCAACGTTATTTATGCCGGAATGCCTTCAGGGATATTGCTGACGGTTGAAGGAAAAACAATTTATCATGCGGGTGACACTGCGCTGTTCAGTGATTTGAAGCTGATAGGGGAAATGAACAATATTGAGCTCGCTTTTCTGCCAATCGGTGATAATTTTACGATGGGGCCGGAAGATGCACTTGTTGCAGCAGACTGGGTTCAGGCAAACACAGTTGTACCGATGCATTACAACACGTTCCCTTTAATTGAACAGAATCCAGATGTTTTTGCCGCAAAAGTTAAGACTGGAAAAGGGCTTGCCATGAAGATAGGGGACACAATTGATCTTTAA
- a CDS encoding PspA/IM30 family protein — translation MFKLFKRLSTVVGSELNAMLDKAEDPVKMLEQYMREMGEEIREMETAVARQMANEKMLKRKADDAQAMADKRQRQAEQAVETGDDELARRALEGKGEYDKQASTLNESWNRAKEDSEQLKSKLDEMKKEYQEMKLKKDTLTARAESAKARTKMNHAMSSIGNDDSKRGFERMEEKVMQYEAEAETSEDISSDSRSLDDEFNKIDKNKAVDGELSTLKKKLGKE, via the coding sequence ATGTTTAAACTTTTTAAACGGCTGTCAACTGTAGTTGGTTCTGAATTGAATGCTATGTTGGATAAAGCAGAGGACCCTGTGAAAATGCTTGAACAATATATGCGTGAAATGGGAGAAGAAATCCGCGAAATGGAAACGGCTGTAGCAAGGCAGATGGCAAATGAAAAAATGCTGAAGCGAAAAGCTGATGACGCGCAGGCCATGGCTGACAAACGGCAGCGTCAGGCGGAACAGGCAGTTGAAACAGGTGACGATGAATTGGCACGTCGTGCACTGGAAGGCAAGGGCGAATATGATAAACAGGCATCCACGTTAAATGAATCATGGAACCGGGCAAAAGAAGATTCGGAACAGCTGAAAAGTAAACTGGATGAAATGAAGAAAGAATATCAGGAAATGAAACTTAAAAAAGACACGCTGACAGCACGTGCCGAATCAGCGAAAGCACGAACAAAAATGAACCATGCGATGTCTTCTATCGGGAATGATGACTCTAAACGGGGATTCGAGCGGATGGAAGAAAAAGTGATGCAGTATGAGGCAGAGGCGGAAACGAGTGAAGATATTTCATCTGACAGCAGAAGCCTGGATGACGAATTTAACAAGATCGATAAAAATAAGGCGGTTGACGGGGAATTATCAACGCTGAAGAAGAAGCTGGGTAAGGAATAG
- a CDS encoding DHH family phosphoesterase, whose translation MIPDKIISAIKKYDTIIIHRHVRPDPDAYGSQVGLKEIISDSFPHKKVFAVGEEEPSLNFLAKMDDIEDEMYHHALVIVCDTANAARICDQRYNLGADLIKIDHHPNVDKYGEIMWVDTSASSTCELIYDLYLYAKDDGFQLNDRAAMLIYAGIVGDTGRFLFPSTSKKTFQHAAELVTYDFDRSRLYEGIYNIQDNIARLRGYILQHFELSESGMSSIRLTREELEEFNVDPADSGQLIGVLGDIEGIQAWVFFIEEDDQIRVRLRSKGPVVNDIAAKYNGGGHPMAAGASVKTWEEADNVVDDLQEACIAYSN comes from the coding sequence ATGATACCAGATAAAATAATTTCCGCAATCAAAAAATATGACACGATTATCATTCATCGTCATGTACGACCGGATCCTGACGCGTATGGATCCCAGGTTGGGTTGAAAGAGATCATAAGCGATTCATTCCCTCACAAGAAAGTCTTTGCAGTGGGCGAGGAAGAACCATCATTAAATTTTTTGGCAAAGATGGATGATATTGAGGACGAAATGTATCACCATGCACTGGTTATCGTTTGTGATACTGCAAATGCCGCCCGTATCTGTGATCAGCGTTATAATCTAGGAGCAGATCTCATCAAAATCGACCATCATCCGAATGTGGATAAATACGGCGAAATAATGTGGGTTGATACGTCAGCAAGCTCAACTTGTGAATTGATTTATGATTTGTATTTATATGCAAAAGATGATGGCTTTCAGTTGAATGACAGGGCTGCAATGCTTATTTATGCTGGTATCGTTGGTGATACTGGAAGATTTTTATTTCCAAGTACATCCAAAAAAACATTCCAGCATGCAGCAGAGCTTGTTACATATGATTTTGATCGATCAAGGCTTTATGAGGGAATATACAACATTCAGGACAATATTGCCAGACTGCGCGGGTACATATTGCAGCATTTTGAGCTGTCAGAATCCGGGATGAGTTCAATCAGGCTAACTCGCGAAGAACTCGAGGAGTTTAACGTGGATCCGGCTGATTCAGGTCAGCTTATTGGCGTCCTGGGGGATATCGAGGGTATTCAGGCTTGGGTGTTTTTTATTGAGGAAGATGATCAGATTCGTGTCAGGCTCCGGTCAAAAGGTCCGGTGGTTAATGATATTGCTGCGAAGTATAATGGTGGAGGACATCCAATGGCCGCTGGTGCATCGGTAAAAACCTGGGAAGAAGCGGACAATGTGGTTGATGATCTGCAGGAAGCATGTATTGCTTATTCAAATTAA
- a CDS encoding DRTGG domain-containing protein has translation MATKHEQILQHILTLEIGHKISVRQIAKALNVSEGTAYRAIKEAENQGIVSTIERVGTIRIERKKKENFERLTFAEVINIVDGQVLGGRKGLHKTLNKFVIGAMQLDAMMRYTEAGSLLIVGNRVKAHQLALSEGAAVLITGGFDATDEIKKLADDKELPIMSTSYDTFTVAAMINRAIYDQLIKKEIVFVGDIYTPYDKSFYMYTKERLHRWYELNEQSEHTRFPVVDEKERIIGMITSKDVIGKDESLPVDKVMTKNPIVVQEKTSLAYVAHMMVWEGIEVVPVVDASQKLQGIVSRQDVLKALQQVQRQPQVGETIEDIVSRNLQTAGNDETSFQVQVTPQMTNQLGTLSNGVFTALMTEASSRLLLYYKKGDLVVESLTVYFLKPVPIESIMLIKPTLMEAGRIYAKIDIEVYNGRKMVGKGLLMAQLIDR, from the coding sequence ATGGCCACAAAACATGAACAGATTTTGCAGCATATTTTAACATTGGAGATTGGACATAAAATATCTGTCCGGCAGATTGCAAAAGCGTTAAATGTAAGTGAAGGTACAGCCTATCGTGCCATAAAAGAAGCGGAAAACCAGGGGATTGTCAGTACGATCGAACGTGTTGGAACAATCCGGATTGAGCGTAAGAAAAAGGAAAATTTTGAGCGTCTGACATTTGCTGAAGTAATCAATATTGTAGATGGACAAGTGCTAGGCGGGCGCAAAGGACTTCATAAGACCCTGAATAAATTTGTAATTGGTGCCATGCAGCTGGATGCGATGATGCGTTATACCGAGGCAGGCTCACTCCTGATTGTCGGAAACCGGGTGAAAGCACATCAACTGGCGCTCAGCGAAGGGGCGGCTGTTTTGATCACCGGTGGGTTTGATGCAACGGATGAAATTAAAAAACTTGCTGATGATAAAGAACTGCCGATAATGTCAACCAGTTATGATACATTTACAGTTGCAGCAATGATCAACCGGGCGATCTATGACCAGCTGATCAAAAAGGAAATCGTATTTGTGGGAGATATCTATACCCCGTATGATAAATCATTCTATATGTATACGAAGGAACGGCTGCACCGCTGGTATGAATTGAATGAGCAATCGGAACATACCAGATTTCCCGTTGTTGATGAAAAAGAACGGATCATAGGGATGATTACCTCAAAAGACGTAATCGGAAAGGATGAATCATTACCGGTTGACAAGGTTATGACTAAAAATCCGATCGTTGTGCAGGAAAAAACCTCCCTGGCATATGTTGCCCATATGATGGTATGGGAAGGTATTGAGGTTGTGCCGGTTGTGGATGCTTCACAAAAACTGCAGGGTATTGTCTCAAGGCAGGATGTTTTGAAGGCGCTGCAACAGGTTCAGCGTCAGCCGCAAGTTGGGGAAACGATCGAGGATATTGTGTCACGTAATCTGCAGACTGCCGGGAATGATGAAACAAGCTTTCAGGTACAGGTGACCCCGCAAATGACAAATCAGTTGGGGACGCTGTCTAACGGTGTGTTTACGGCGCTCATGACCGAGGCCAGCAGCAGACTTTTGCTCTATTATAAGAAGGGTGATCTGGTGGTCGAAAGTTTAACCGTTTACTTCCTGAAGCCGGTGCCGATTGAGAGTATAATGCTAATTAAACCGACGCTAATGGAAGCGGGCCGGATTTATGCCAAAATTGATATAGAGGTATATAACGGACGGAAAATGGTTGGGAAAGGGTTGTTGATGGCACAACTGATTGACCGTTAG
- a CDS encoding SDR family oxidoreductase, translating into MGHALVTAGTSGLGRKVIEEFLKAGHSVTTTYFQNYEKAKTARENLAEFSHHLHIEQADITKKDDIKKLVDGAVSKFGGIDYLINNAGPFVFDRKKLMDYTENEWHEMIEGNLNAVFYLLRQTVPHMRKQSFGRIINYGFQGANNASGWPYRSAFAAAKSGLVSLTKTVAFEEAENQITSNMVCPGNIVGDMKEAGIEESRKTFDDKTPIGRSGTGEDIARTIMYLCEDNSDMITGAVFEVTGGLDVIHRYR; encoded by the coding sequence ATGGGGCATGCACTAGTAACTGCTGGAACTTCAGGTCTCGGAAGGAAGGTAATCGAGGAGTTTCTGAAAGCAGGTCATTCTGTTACCACTACATACTTTCAAAATTATGAAAAGGCTAAAACAGCAAGAGAAAACCTGGCAGAATTCAGCCATCATTTGCATATTGAACAAGCTGATATCACAAAAAAAGATGACATAAAAAAACTGGTGGACGGTGCGGTTTCAAAATTCGGTGGAATCGATTATTTAATTAATAACGCCGGACCATTTGTTTTTGATCGGAAAAAATTGATGGATTATACAGAAAATGAGTGGCATGAAATGATCGAAGGTAATTTGAACGCCGTGTTTTATTTACTGCGACAGACAGTTCCCCATATGCGGAAGCAGAGTTTTGGAAGAATAATTAATTATGGTTTTCAGGGTGCCAATAATGCCTCAGGATGGCCATATCGCTCAGCATTTGCAGCTGCCAAGAGCGGACTCGTTTCACTTACGAAGACAGTCGCTTTTGAAGAAGCGGAAAATCAGATTACATCCAATATGGTGTGCCCGGGAAACATTGTAGGAGATATGAAAGAAGCAGGCATTGAGGAAAGCAGAAAAACATTTGATGATAAGACGCCGATAGGCAGGTCCGGAACCGGCGAAGATATAGCCCGCACTATCATGTATCTATGTGAGGACAACTCAGACATGATTACCGGTGCTGTTTTTGAGGTCACCGGAGGACTGGACGTAATCCATCGTTATCGCTAA
- the dnaE gene encoding DNA polymerase III subunit alpha: protein MSFTHLQIRTGYSLMNSTITVNKLVDKIAELEMDAVAITDEQVLYGTIQFYQACLAKGIKPIIGMTVTVRISEDNAATCILLAKNNQGYKHLTKISTHIRLTETESISKSELARYTGGLICILPVMGGKLETMMINETHDTVKNYLEKEWEMFPEDDFYLGLQDHGLESERRVNTALKSYQELYGSSVTVINDVRYINVDDDIAYDCLQAMKKGRGWVLRNPDSSMKQRHIRATDEMQQIFGADWPEALESTEEIKKKCNVSFDFDKNTIPAYPVPDNRDAHTYLLDMCRTNLFKRYDKVTVEIEERLKYELDIVQSMGFSDYFLIVWDFIAYAKENNILVGPGRGSAAGSLVAYVLGITEVDPIRYDLLFERFLNPERITMPDIDVDFSDHRRDEVISYVREKYGEEYVAQIITFGTFAVRSLIRELIKTIGIDQQEAYFILKEIPSQARKSVVELVRDSKDLQEYLKQSQKLKALFKVAAKLEGLPRHISTHAAGVVISDKPLVENVPLTLGVNQTNLTQFPMNDLEAIGLLKMDFLGLRNLTLLERIMKTISYQTKQTFNLMDIPNDDAKTYELLQEGRTNGIFQLESQGMKRVLKNLKPTVFEDIVAVNALYRPGPMEHIPEYIDRKHGRQHITYPHPDLESILGKTYGVLVYQEQIMQIANKIAGFTLGEADILRRAVSKKQQHLMEELKERFTAGCLENGYHRHVAEEIFQWIVKFSNYGFNKSHAVAYSKISYQLAYLKAHYPKSFFAELLSSAVNQQDKLQLYRMELKEMDIQLLPPSINRSFGKYSVEHDGIRMGFMSIKGIGNNVVKEIIRVRKDGQFNSLFDLGMRVSLKVINRPVLESLIMAGAFDDIHGNRASLLASIDRAMEQGELFKEFTDQSSLFQDGLDLEASYIDMEDFTQMKKLSDEKELLGVYISSHPLKPYRSTLDFHGYVSMETALQMAGKRNVKSAGIIQSIKVIRTKRGESMAFVTVGDETEEMEGVIFPDVYREVNPWLAEEQIVTFLGKIEARNNKIQWLMSKLEFFKKEDWDIDQNQRLFIKVTDQNNSDAFSAIKQIASEHKGDTPIIVYHQPMEQTYKLSMQYLIAPSDSCMELFRNHFGADNVVLKCVRD from the coding sequence ATGTCTTTTACACATCTGCAGATTCGGACTGGCTACAGTTTAATGAACAGCACCATAACCGTAAACAAGCTGGTTGATAAAATAGCCGAACTGGAAATGGATGCAGTGGCAATTACTGACGAACAGGTTTTATACGGAACCATCCAATTTTATCAAGCTTGTCTGGCAAAAGGGATTAAACCTATTATCGGTATGACGGTAACGGTGCGAATTTCCGAAGATAATGCAGCGACATGTATTTTGCTTGCAAAAAATAATCAGGGTTACAAACATCTGACAAAAATCAGTACACACATCCGGCTCACCGAGACGGAGTCCATTTCTAAATCGGAACTTGCACGGTATACCGGGGGGTTGATCTGTATCCTGCCCGTAATGGGTGGGAAACTGGAGACAATGATGATCAATGAAACACATGACACAGTAAAGAACTACCTGGAAAAGGAGTGGGAAATGTTTCCTGAGGATGATTTTTATCTCGGACTTCAGGATCATGGGCTTGAATCGGAACGAAGGGTGAATACCGCACTAAAATCATATCAGGAATTATATGGCTCATCTGTGACAGTCATTAATGACGTACGATATATCAACGTGGATGATGATATTGCCTATGACTGTCTGCAGGCGATGAAGAAAGGCAGGGGGTGGGTGCTTCGTAATCCGGATTCGAGCATGAAGCAACGGCATATTCGTGCGACTGACGAAATGCAGCAAATCTTTGGTGCCGATTGGCCAGAAGCGCTGGAAAGTACGGAGGAAATCAAGAAGAAATGTAATGTCAGTTTTGATTTTGACAAAAACACAATCCCCGCTTATCCTGTCCCTGATAATCGTGATGCACATACATATTTGCTTGATATGTGCCGGACGAATCTATTCAAAAGGTATGATAAGGTAACAGTCGAAATTGAGGAACGCCTCAAATATGAATTAGATATCGTTCAGTCAATGGGATTCAGCGATTATTTCCTGATTGTTTGGGATTTCATTGCTTATGCAAAGGAAAACAACATTCTGGTCGGCCCCGGCCGTGGGTCTGCGGCCGGTTCACTGGTAGCGTATGTGCTTGGAATAACGGAAGTGGACCCGATTCGGTATGATTTATTGTTCGAACGGTTTTTGAACCCTGAACGAATAACAATGCCGGATATTGATGTGGATTTTTCCGATCACAGAAGAGATGAGGTTATCTCGTATGTGCGGGAGAAATACGGAGAAGAATATGTGGCACAAATTATCACGTTCGGTACGTTTGCTGTCAGATCATTAATTCGGGAGTTAATCAAAACAATTGGAATTGATCAGCAGGAAGCATACTTTATTTTGAAAGAGATTCCTTCACAGGCAAGAAAATCGGTTGTGGAACTTGTCAGGGACTCGAAAGATTTGCAGGAATACCTGAAACAATCTCAAAAATTGAAGGCATTGTTTAAAGTGGCTGCCAAACTGGAAGGATTACCGCGCCATATTTCCACACATGCAGCCGGGGTTGTTATAAGTGACAAACCACTGGTTGAGAATGTTCCGTTGACTCTAGGAGTCAATCAAACGAACTTGACTCAGTTTCCGATGAACGACCTGGAAGCAATCGGATTACTTAAAATGGACTTTCTTGGGTTGCGTAATCTAACACTGTTGGAACGAATAATGAAAACAATTTCGTATCAAACAAAACAAACATTTAATCTTATGGATATACCGAATGATGACGCGAAGACGTATGAATTGCTGCAGGAAGGCAGAACGAACGGGATATTCCAGCTTGAGTCACAGGGGATGAAACGTGTTCTGAAAAACCTTAAACCCACTGTTTTTGAAGATATAGTTGCGGTAAATGCCCTATATCGTCCCGGTCCAATGGAACATATTCCGGAATACATCGACCGGAAGCATGGTCGTCAACACATTACATATCCGCATCCTGATCTGGAGTCTATTTTAGGAAAAACGTATGGAGTGCTTGTTTATCAGGAACAAATTATGCAGATTGCTAATAAAATCGCGGGATTCACCCTGGGAGAAGCGGATATATTACGAAGAGCTGTCAGCAAGAAACAGCAGCATCTGATGGAAGAACTGAAGGAGAGGTTTACTGCAGGCTGTCTGGAAAATGGTTATCATCGTCATGTTGCGGAAGAAATTTTTCAATGGATTGTAAAGTTTTCGAATTACGGATTTAACAAAAGCCATGCAGTTGCCTACAGTAAAATTTCCTACCAGTTGGCATACTTAAAGGCACACTATCCTAAAAGTTTTTTTGCAGAACTGTTGAGCTCGGCAGTCAATCAGCAGGATAAGCTGCAATTGTACAGGATGGAATTGAAAGAAATGGATATTCAATTGCTCCCTCCATCCATCAACAGAAGTTTTGGAAAATATTCGGTGGAACATGATGGGATTCGAATGGGATTTATGTCCATCAAAGGGATTGGAAATAATGTCGTGAAGGAAATCATCAGAGTTCGAAAAGATGGCCAGTTTAACAGTTTGTTTGATTTAGGTATGCGAGTTTCATTGAAAGTCATCAATCGTCCTGTACTGGAATCGTTAATCATGGCAGGTGCGTTTGATGACATCCATGGAAACCGGGCAAGTTTATTGGCTTCGATTGACCGTGCTATGGAACAGGGGGAACTGTTCAAGGAATTTACTGATCAGTCCAGTCTTTTTCAGGACGGGCTTGATCTGGAAGCATCATATATCGATATGGAAGATTTTACACAAATGAAAAAACTGTCTGATGAGAAGGAGTTGCTTGGAGTTTATATATCCAGTCATCCTTTGAAACCCTACCGTAGTACATTAGACTTTCATGGTTATGTATCTATGGAAACAGCTCTGCAAATGGCGGGTAAACGAAATGTGAAAAGTGCGGGAATTATTCAGTCTATCAAAGTTATCCGGACAAAACGAGGGGAATCGATGGCGTTTGTTACCGTTGGGGATGAAACAGAAGAAATGGAGGGTGTTATTTTTCCTGATGTCTACCGGGAAGTTAATCCCTGGCTGGCTGAAGAACAAATAGTTACATTTTTGGGGAAGATTGAAGCCAGAAATAATAAGATTCAATGGCTGATGTCCAAATTGGAATTTTTTAAAAAGGAAGATTGGGATATAGATCAAAATCAGCGGTTATTCATTAAGGTCACCGATCAAAATAACAGCGATGCATTTTCAGCTATTAAACAAATCGCTTCTGAACACAAGGGGGATACTCCGATTATCGTGTATCATCAGCCAATGGAACAGACATATAAGCTTAGCATGCAATATTTAATCGCGCCTTCTGATTCATGTATGGAATTATTCCGGAATCATTTTGGTGCTGATAATGTTGTACTCAAATGTGTTCGTGATTAA
- the ytrI gene encoding sporulation membrane protein YtrI, whose protein sequence is MHIPPYYKKPSWQRFFAGAFIGACIAYFIFVYMHGFMYEQLMSENKDLQDKVSELKNQNEALLEDKQDLDKKTKEPLTVTSIEITIENKDELKLDKLIIHDLQNLMKEEIDHIIGQKVSVIDESAQLLISSLENKEYTVDELTYVFTIKKLTISKTLKITAEAKIGDSA, encoded by the coding sequence ATGCACATTCCTCCATACTATAAAAAACCGTCATGGCAGCGTTTTTTTGCGGGTGCGTTTATTGGTGCGTGTATTGCCTATTTTATCTTTGTGTACATGCATGGATTTATGTATGAACAGTTGATGAGCGAAAATAAGGATTTACAAGACAAAGTTTCAGAACTGAAAAATCAAAATGAAGCATTGCTGGAGGATAAACAGGACCTGGATAAAAAAACAAAGGAACCCTTAACAGTTACTTCCATTGAAATAACTATTGAAAACAAGGACGAGCTGAAGCTAGATAAATTAATTATACATGATTTACAGAACTTGATGAAAGAGGAAATTGATCATATTATCGGGCAAAAGGTCTCGGTCATTGACGAAAGTGCCCAGCTGCTGATTTCATCATTGGAAAATAAAGAATATACGGTGGATGAATTAACGTATGTCTTTACGATAAAAAAATTAACCATTAGTAAAACATTAAAAATCACCGCTGAAGCCAAAATCGGTGACTCAGCATAA
- a CDS encoding YtpI family protein, producing the protein MIIFPILITLSAVFWVYYKVAIIKTQDGLKQRYFNAKSRVSLGSFLIFFAINEYLFYQTQIALWIGLVFLVFGVVQLNAGLKETKHYRKEWKRLNPTEADQ; encoded by the coding sequence ATGATTATTTTTCCTATCCTGATTACCCTGTCCGCCGTTTTCTGGGTATACTATAAGGTTGCTATCATAAAGACGCAGGACGGATTAAAACAACGGTACTTTAATGCGAAGTCACGGGTAAGTCTTGGAAGCTTTCTTATCTTTTTTGCCATTAATGAATACCTGTTCTACCAAACCCAAATTGCATTATGGATTGGATTGGTATTTTTGGTTTTCGGTGTTGTACAGCTGAATGCCGGGTTGAAGGAAACGAAGCATTACCGAAAAGAATGGAAACGATTGAATCCAACAGAAGCTGACCAATAA
- a CDS encoding prepilin peptidase, with protein MEFEFMLLFFLLGIIFGSFFNVAGLRVPKKRPFVADRSYCPTCRQTIWWYDLIPVLSYVFLRGKCRHCQQRISVIYPAVELATGFFFVFSYKKIGLNIELIVALTLVSMLMIIFVSDLHYMLIPNRILLFFLPIFIVLRIFQPLNPWWDAVAGGLTALVLLAVIIIVSRGGMGGGDMKLFGLLGIVLGTEKVLLAFFLATLIGALFGGILLLFKIVGRKQEVPFGPYIIVGALLAYFYGNEIIVWYFTFV; from the coding sequence ATGGAATTTGAATTTATGCTGCTTTTCTTTTTGCTCGGAATTATATTCGGCTCTTTTTTTAATGTGGCTGGACTTCGGGTGCCAAAAAAGAGACCTTTTGTTGCCGATCGCTCTTATTGTCCAACATGCCGTCAAACGATTTGGTGGTACGATCTTATTCCGGTATTATCTTATGTTTTTCTGCGTGGGAAATGCCGTCATTGTCAACAACGGATTTCAGTTATTTATCCGGCGGTTGAATTGGCGACAGGATTTTTCTTTGTATTCAGTTACAAAAAAATCGGTCTGAATATCGAACTGATTGTTGCGTTGACACTGGTGTCGATGCTGATGATTATTTTTGTTTCAGATCTTCATTATATGTTGATTCCAAACCGTATTCTGCTTTTTTTCCTGCCAATTTTTATTGTATTGAGGATTTTTCAACCGCTTAATCCATGGTGGGATGCCGTTGCAGGCGGGCTGACTGCTTTAGTGCTGCTTGCCGTCATTATTATTGTCAGCAGAGGTGGAATGGGTGGCGGTGATATGAAATTGTTCGGTCTTTTGGGTATTGTGCTTGGAACTGAAAAAGTACTGCTTGCCTTTTTTTTGGCGACGCTTATAGGGGCGCTTTTCGGCGGGATATTGCTGCTGTTTAAAATTGTTGGACGGAAACAGGAAGTACCGTTTGGACCATATATAATCGTTGGGGCATTGCTTGCGTATTTTTATGGAAATGAAATCATTGTATGGTACTTCACTTTTGTTTAA
- a CDS encoding YtrH family sporulation protein encodes MEERFVAQFIHCFFIAFGVIIGGAIIGSMGSFATGDAPFTSMNRIAKSLRIWAIVAAIGGTFDAIANFERGIYDGSTLDLFKQIMLILSAMGGVKTAMVLLGWLIQEDIG; translated from the coding sequence ATGGAAGAAAGATTTGTCGCACAGTTTATCCATTGTTTTTTTATTGCATTTGGCGTGATTATTGGCGGTGCTATCATTGGAAGTATGGGTTCTTTCGCTACGGGGGATGCGCCATTCACCTCGATGAACCGGATTGCAAAAAGCCTGCGTATTTGGGCCATCGTTGCAGCAATCGGGGGGACCTTTGATGCCATCGCAAATTTTGAACGGGGTATTTATGATGGGTCCACACTTGATTTATTTAAACAGATTATGCTTATTTTATCAGCAATGGGCGGTGTTAAAACAGCCATGGTACTGTTGGGCTGGCTCATTCAGGAGGATATCGGGTAA